A window from Amblyomma americanum isolate KBUSLIRL-KWMA chromosome 7, ASM5285725v1, whole genome shotgun sequence encodes these proteins:
- the LOC144099287 gene encoding sulfotransferase 2A6-like → MDDRPGDDQAKIKRPSLKPVKGTLFTSCFLHECVESAIDYAHKEGDLFIATYIKCGTTWMQHIVYLILNDGAPPASAADLYKTSPYFEVCGSECLQWMRRPGAIKTHMPLRLMRYSPKARYIVVIRNPFDVVVSIHHFWHMVSVYSYDGCFGDTFENFMAGYVDSGDYFAFYREWCEHRKDPNVLFLVYEEMRKDPEAAILKVARFLGAEYEERLLVDEGKVLKDVLKYSSFEEMKKYTNKMTYDFYGEGFPFEGEEYEGLRHLHGLVRSGSTGDGGGGSGGGEAADKIDFVRKGAVGDWRNYFSPEQAKRLKERFLQETRGSGMANLWADIGLRG, encoded by the exons ATGGACGACAGACCAG GGGACGACCAAGCCAAAATCAAAAGGCCAAGCCTCAAGCCGGTCAAAGGCACACTGTTTACTTCGTGCTTCCTTCACGAGTGCGTCGAATCGGCCATCGACTACGCTCACAAAGAGGGCGATCTGTTCATCGCGACGTACATAAAGTGCGGCACCACCTGGATGCAGCATATCGTCTACCTAATCCTGAACGATGGTGCACCACCAGCAAGCGCCGCTGACCTCTACAAGACGTCGCCTTACTTTGAGGTCTGCGGCTCCGAGTGCCTGCAGTGGATGAGGAGACCTGGGGCCATAAAGACTCACATGCCTCTACGCCTCATGCGGTACTCGCCCAAGGCGCGGTACATTGTGGTAATTCGGAACCCGTTCGACGTTGTAGTGTCCATACATCACTTCTGGCACATGGTGTCCGTCTACAGTTACGATGGCTGCTTCGGCGACACCTTCGAGAACTTCATGGCAGGATACGTCGACAGTGGAGACTACTTCGCTTTCTACAGAGAGTGGTGCGAACACCGCAAGGACCCGAACGTGCTCTTTCTCGTGTACGAGGAAATGAGGAAGGATCCAGAGGCGGCCATCTTGAAGGTCGCTAGGTTCCTGGGAGCCGAGTACGAGGAGCGCCTGCTGGTCGATGAGGGCAAAGTTCTGAAGGACGTCCTTAAGTACAGCAGTTTCGAGGAGATGAAAAAGTACACCAACAAAATGACCTACGACTTCTACGGAGAGGGGTTCCCATTTGAAGGGGAAGAATACGAAGGCCTACGCCATTTGCATGGGCTTGTACGCAGTGGTAGCACTGGTGACGGTGGCGGCGGGTCCGGCGGAGGCGAAGCGGCGGACAAGATAGACTTCGTTCGCAAGGGAGCCGTGGGGGACTGGAGGAACTATTTCTCTCCCGAACAGGCCAAGAGACTGAAGGAAAGGTTTCTGCAGGAAACCCGTGGCAGCGGAATGGCTAATTTGTGGGCAGATATAGGCTTACGCGGCTGA
- the LOC144099286 gene encoding sulfotransferase 2A2-like, producing the protein MECFCAVCQSQSVDSAMEDGGQMPGNGRSERKKPNLMLVRGTPFAGYFLREYIESAMDYEHQECDLFVVTYVKCGTTWMQHIVYLIQNNGVPPANAAEFYKASPFIEICGSDCVKWMKRPGAIKTHLPLHLMRYSPKARYIVVIRSPFDVLVSMHNFWFMISAYKYDGDFNDSYENFMADYIESGNYFTFYKDWYERSANPNVLFIVYEDMKKDPEEAILKVARFLGPEYETRLMADGGKVLEDVLKYSSGEEMKKYTNDMIHDFYADEFAFQGEEYAGLRKFHEVVHSGRGGGSSTAPSADKIYYVRKGIVGDWKNYFSPEQVKRLKERFYLETQGSGIAHLWPDLGFND; encoded by the exons ATGGAGTGCTTTTGTGCAGTTTGTCAGTCTCAAAGTGTCGACAGCGCCATGGAGGACGGAGGCCAGATGCCTG GCAATGGGAGAAGCGAGAGAAAAAAGCCCAATCTGATGCTTGTGCGGGGCACGCCGTTTGCGGGATACTTCCTCCGCGAGTACATCGAATCAGCCATGGACTACGAGCATCAAGAGTGTGACCTGTTTGTAGTGACCTACGTCAAGTGCGGCACAACCTGGATGCAGCACATTGTCTATCTCATTCAAAACAATGGCGTTCCCCCTGCTAACGCGGCCGAGTTCTACAAGGCTTCGCCCTTCATCGAGATATGCGGCTCCGATTGCGTGAAGTGGATGAAGAGACCAGGCGCCATCAAGACCCACCTCCCACTTCATTTGATGCGCTACTCACCCAAGGCGCGTTACATTGTGGTGATCAGAAGCCCCTTCGACGTCCTGGTGTCGATGCACAACTTCTGGTTCATGATATCAGCCTACAAGTACGACGGCGATTTCAACGACTCATACGAGAACTTCATGGCCGACTACATAGAAAGCGGAAACTATTTTACCTTCTATAAAGACTGGTACGAGCGCAGCGCGAACCCCAACGTACTCTTCATAGTCTATGAAGACATGAAGAAAGATCCCGAGGAGGCCATCTTGAAAGTTGCCAGGTTTCTGGGACCCGAGTACGAGACGCGCCTGATGGCAGACGGCGGCAAGGTTCTGGAGGACGTTCTTAAGTACAGCAGCGGGGAGGAGATGAAAAAGTACACGAATGACATGATTCACGATTTTTACGCGGACGAGTTCGCTTTTCAAGGGGAGGAGTACGCAGGGCTACGCAAGTTCCACGAAGTAGTCCACAGTGGTcgcggtggcggcagcagcacTGCGCCATCGGCAGACAAAATATACTACGTCCGCAAAGGAATCGTGGGAGACTGGAAAAACTACTTCTCTCCTGAACAAGTAAAGAGGCTTAAAGAAAGGTTCTACCTGGAAACGCAGGGCAGCGGAATTGCCCATCTTTGGCCGGACTTAGGTTTCAACGACTGA
- the LOC144099285 gene encoding sulfotransferase 1A3-like, which yields MEAEDAKNIGGEVKKTNKPVLQHYKGVPLPGFFPRECIESASKYKPTKDDLYIVTYVKCGTTWTQHVVYLIQTCGVPPANAEEFYRASPYIEAFGAECVEWMKKPGALKTHLPVQLLEYSTEAKYLVVARNPRDVIVSLHYHWLTFVGYHYNGTFDDTFEHFMNDEIDCGNFVTFYKDWYERSRDPNVLFVLYEDMKRQPEEVILKIARFMGA from the exons ATGGAAGCCGAAGATGCAAAAAATA TTGGCGGTGAGGTGAAGAAGACGAACAAGCCTGTGTTGCAGCACTACAAGGGTGTACCTCTACCTGGCTTTTTCCCGCGAGAGTGTATCGAATCAGCTTCCAAGTACAAACCCACGAAAGACGACCTCTACATTGTCACCTATGTCAAGTGCGGTACCACCTGGACCCAGCATGTAGTCTACCTGATACAGACTTGCGGCGTGCCACCAGCCAATGCTGAGGAATTCTACAGGGCCAGTCCGTACATTGAGGCCTTCGGAGCCGAGTGCGTGGAATGGATGAAAAAACCCGGGGCCCTCAAAACACACCTGCCGGTGCAGTTGCTCGAGTACAGCACCGAAGCCAAGTACCTTGTGGTTGCCCGCAACCCGCGTGACGTCATCGTGTCCCTGCATTACCACTGGCTGACGTTTGTCGGATACCACTACAACGGCACCTTCGACGACACCTTCGAACATTTCATGAACGACGAAATTGACTGCGGCAACTTCGTCACTTTCTACAAGGACTGGTACGAACGGAGCCGGGATCCCAACGTTCTTTTTGTCCTTTACGAAGACATGAAACGTCAGCCCGAAGAGGTTATCCTTAAGATAGCTCGGTTCATGGGTGCATAG